The nucleotide sequence AGAACCTTGTGGTAGTGGAAACATCAGCAAGATTCAATGTCAACGTTGAAACTTGTTTTACTGCCCTGGTACAAATGATGGATAAGACCCGTGGTAAACCTAAAATAATCCCCTACTTGGATGCCTACAAAACTCAAAGACAGCTAGTTGTTACAGCAACAGACAAGTTTGAAAAACTTGTCCAAACTGTGAGAGACTATCATGCTACTTGGAAAACCGTTAGTAATAAACTGAAAAACCACCCTGATTATGAAGAGTACATAAATTTGGAAGGAACAAAAAAGgccaaaaatacattttcaaaacacataGAGCAGCTTAAACAGGAAcatattagaaaaagaaaagaagaatatattAATGCATTGCCGAGAGCTCTTAATACTCTTCTGTCAAATCTGGATGAGATTGAACATTTGAGCTGGTCAGAAGCTTTGAAGTTAATGGAGAAAAGGCCTGACTTCCCTTCCTGTTTCGTAGTGCTTGAAAAAACACCCTGGGATGAAACTGACCATATAGATAAAGTGAATGACAGAAGGATTCCGTTTGACCTTCTCACTACACTAGAGGCAGAAAAAGTTTATCAAAATCATGTGCAGCATCTTATATCTGAAAAAAGGAGGAttgaaatgaaggagaaattcAAAAAAACACTTGAGAAAATCCAGTTCATTTCACCTGGACAGCCATGGGAAGAAGTTATATGTTTTGTTATGGAGGATGAGGCATTCAAATACATCACTGATGCAGATAGTAAGGAAGTGTATGGTAGGCATCAGAGGGAGATTGTTGAAAAAGCCAAAGAGGAGTTTcaggaaatgctttttgaaCATTCAGAGCTATTTTATGACCTGGATCTTAATGCAACACCAAGTTCAGATAAGATGAGTGAAATTCATGCAGTTCTGAGTGAGGAGCCTAGATACAAAGCTTTACAGAAACTTGCACCTGATAGAGAATCTCTTTTGCTCAAACACATAGGATTTGTTTATCATCCAACTAAAGAAACTTGCCTCAGTGGCCAAAATTGCATGGACATTAAAGTAGAGCAGTTACTTGCCAGCAGTCTTCTGCAGTTGGACCATGGCCGTTCAAATTTATACCATGATAGTGCCAACATAGACAAGgttaatcttttcattttgggCAAAGATGGCCTTGCACAAGAGTTAGCAAATGAAATTCGGACACAATCCACTGATGATGAATATGCATTAGATGGAAAAATATATGAGCTAGATCTTAGGCCAGTTGATGCAAAATCCCCATACCTGTTGACTCAGTTGTGGACCTCTACCTTCAAACCACATGGttgtttctgtgtatttaaCTCTATTGAATCACTGAATTTTATTGGGGACTGCATTGCAAAAATAAGAGCTGAAGCATCTCAGATAAGGAGAGACAAGTACATGGCTAATCTTCCGTTTACGTTAATACTGGCTAATCAGAGGGACAGCGTTAGCAAGAATCTGCCTATTCTGAGACATCAGGGACAGCAGTTGGCCAACAAATTACAATGTCCTTTTGTAGATGTGCCTGCTGGTACATATCCACGCAAATTTAATGAGACCCAAATAAAACAAGCTCTGAGGGGAGTACTGGAAGCAGTTAAACACCACTTTGATGTTGTAAGTCCTGTTCCCACCATTAAAGATCTGTCAGAAGCTGACTTAAGAATTGTCATGTGTGCTATGTGTGGTGATCCATTCAGTGTAGATCTCATTCTTTCACCCTTCCTTGACTCTCACTCCTGTAGTGCTGCTCAGGCTGGCCAAAACAATTCTTTGATGCTTGATAAAATTATAGGTGAAAAGAGGCGTAGAATACAAATAACTATATTATCGTACCATTCCTCAATTGGTGTAAGGAAAGATGAACTCGTTCATGGATATATACTTGTTTACTCTGCAAAGCGGAAGGCATCCATGGGAATGCTTCGggcatttctttctgaagttcagGATACAATTCCTGTCCAGTTAGTGGCTGTTACGGATAGCCAGGCAGACTTTTTTGAGAATGAAGCTATCAAGGAGCTCATGACTGAAGGAGAACACATAGCAACTGAGATTACTGCAAAGTTTACAGCTTTGTATTCATTATCTCAATATCATCGTCAAACAGAGGTCTTCACTTTGTTCTTCAGTGATGtattagagaagaaaaacatgattgAAAGTTCCTATATGTCAGACAGCACAAGGGAGACAACGCATACAAGTGAGGATGTTTTTTCAAGGTCTCCCAGAGGAAGTTCCCTTGACTATAATTACCCAGATTCAGAGGATGATGCTGAGGGACCGCCACCGTACAGTCCAATTGGTGACGACGTAAGGTTACTGCCGACCCCTAGTGACCGTTCAAAGTACCGACTGGACTTGGAAGGAAACGAGTATCCTATTCACAGCACACCACTCAATTGTCATGACCACGAACGCAACCATAAAGTGCCTCCTCCAATAAAACCGAAACCCCTTGTTCCAagaacaaatgtgaaaaaactGGATCCTAACCTCCTGAAAACAATTGAGGCAGGTATTGGTAAAAATCCAAGGAAGCAACCTTCTCGAGTGCCTGTAGCGCCACCAGAAGATGTAGACCAATCTGACAATTATGCTGAACCTATTGACACTATTTTCAAACATAAAGGCTTTGCAGATGATATTTACGCAGTTCCAGATGATAGTCAGAATCGTATTATTAAAGTTCGAAACTCAATGCCTGTAAATGTTCAGGGTGATGAAGAAAATGGGTTTTCTGACAGAATATCTAAAAGTCATGGGGAAAGAAGACCTTCAAAGTACAAATATAAGTCTAAGACATTGTTCAGCAAAGCTAAGTCTTACTATAGGAGAACACATTCAGATGCAAGTGATGATGAGGCTTTTACCACCTCTaaagctaaaagaaaaggaagacatcGTGGAAGTGAAGAAGACCCACTTCTTTCACCTGTTGAAACATGGAAGGGTGGCATAGATAATCCTGCTATTACATCAGATCAAGAATTGGatgataaaaaaacaaaaaagaaaactcaaaaagtgaaagaagatAAGAAGGTAAGTCAGTTGTTTATGTTGTGAAccacatgtatttatatatattattggCTGTTTTACGCATCTAATGTATTATAAGAAGGGAGAAGTCAAAATATGCAAGATtccttattttgaaaaatatacagtaaaatttttaagtggcattatttcattttgctcaaGATTTCTCCAGCAGACTTGAGGAGTGACATGGGTTGTCTGTCTAATCAGTTGTTTGACAAGTTTTAGCTCTTTTCGTTTCTGTATGTACCTATGCTGTTTCACTTCCTTCTGTACGTGTAAGTTAAGGCAGAATTTAGTCTACAAATCCTCCCTTGTTAATCATGatatctgtttgaaaaaaaaacaaggtaaaaaaaaccaacaaagcaaaacctACTTTATGAATACAGGAGAAGAACTGGTTCTTTCAGTTCTTGCAGTTCTGGCTGTTGGAATGAAGTTAAGGGCTGGTGAATGAAAGGAGtggtttccttttcattctcagTTGTCTGCTGGGAACGtggaactcttttttttaaaaagcatgaaaagGGATCTTCTTATAGTGGCTTTACTGACTACTGCATTTTCCTAGTGTGTGCAAATAAGTAATCAACCTGTAcaattttctgttaaaacaaaGGGCAGAAAATGCCCACCTAGTGTAAGTTTCTAAATAATTGATATTCTCCTTAAAAAATGCCTGTTTGATTTTGAtctttgtttgttgtttactttttgttttattttatttttttaagtttatattCAGGTAGTATTGTGATTATAGGTACTGAATTTATACTCTTTATAGGTTAGATTTTAATTTTAGGCAGGCGGTCGTTGTCTTGCAAGTAGTTCTTGTTTAATGTTACATTAGTCAGTTACATACATTCTTTCTTGTTGCAAATTAAGTTGTTCTTAATAATGTCTTTGATAGGGTTTTAAAAACGTTCCTATTAGCTTATACCTGACTACTGGAATAGCATattgaaaaagaagttttgttcAAATAGAATGTGGAGTTAAATTTTGCTAatcatttaaattctgaattGCTTTTAGTATGCAGCTGTGATTTGAATTACACATGGCGGATTTAAAGGGTACTGTATTTTCTTAAGGCTTCCTAATGAGCATAAATATTGTTGTCCTGTGATTATAAAATCATATggttaaaaatactttgaagatCCTCTTTTTAGGGGgaaacaaaaatttttttttaaaataattacatactTTTGATTGAAGTTATCTTACTCCATAGAATCTGAAATACAGCGTTCCTACTGCTGTCTCAGCTGTCTTGAGTTGACAGAAAGTTCCTTGGAAGTGGATATTTATGTTTCAGCTGCGTAGGCTGGATGTCATAGGATCTTTTCTTCCTGGCATTGTGTCAGCAGCTCCCCTGCTGTCTTTACCaagccctctgctgctgctttagccTGCTCAGGGACAGATGGAGTCAGAAGTTTCAGATTTTTGGAATTTCCTTTGCAGCGGATAAGAGTACTACAAGAGTAGTTTAAAGCTTTCTGTAGCTcacctcttgctttttttctgaatttgtaaTTTATGGTCCAGGGCTGTTGCTCCCATGTCTAATagcagaaatagaaattattGGAATGACAGGTAAAGCAAATTTATCTTGCAAGGTAAAATGCTCATAAATGTTCAAAAAGTCTAAAAATGTTGAATGCTTAGTTCTTTTAATAAGTAGTGgagttttttttgtgtatgttgtGTTAATTTGCATTACGTTGAAAAGTAGTTCCACTTCATGTGGTAAGTCACTTTGGTTTGTAAGTAATATACTCCTTTCTTTAGCTgtagtttctttatttttctgcaagggGTGCACAGTAATTTTGCAACTTAGAATGTTTTAGTGTGTTGTATTACATGAGCAGCCAGCAGTCTTTAGTTACAGTACTGGAAGGATTATTCAGATgatattttcctctccttcctgtgCTTTGTAGACCTTACAAGGGTTATTAATGTAAAACTCTCTACAgattacttgattttttttgaaaaaaaaaaaaagtgtgaattTCATGAGTGTGAAAAGGATGAATAAAATTCTGTAGTACTTCCTGATTATTTCTTAAAGCCCTTACTGATACTTTTTCTAAACTGTTCAGCTGTATTTAATGGTAACGTAAGTTGAAGTGTGGCTATTTTTGCTATAAAGGTAGTTAtactaaaatataaatattttataaacaaaatgaatttgttccaatgtttattcaaaacaaaaactcaacCTGTTAAGTCTGAGGTCCTCATTGTCAAAGATTACATCTGCAGGGataggaaggaggaaaggagttTTGGCAAACAGTAGGGAAAACTACTATTGCTTTTACCAGCTTTTACCACCACCGGAGTTGGTGAGGGGATGCAGTGATTTTGAAGCCCAACTCTTGGCTCTGCATAGGACCATCCAAAATCCAAGTGCTATgtttgagagcattgtccaaacgctccttgaactctggcagcttcGGGCTGTGCCCCCTTGTCCTGGGGAGCCTTTTCCATGCCTGACCATCCTCCGGTGCAGagccttttcctaacacccCCCTTCACCCTCCTCTGATGCAGCTGCACGCTGTTCCCTCGGGCCTTGTCACTGTCATCAGAAAccagagctcagcgctgcccctctgctccctgtgaggagctgtaggccaccatgaggtcccccctcagcatcctctgctctgtgccagacAAGCCAAgagacctcagctgctcctcattgGTTTTGCCCTCTAGACCcatcaccatctttgtagccctcctttggacgcACTCTAATAGTTATGTCCTTCTTACGTTATGGCACTAAAAGCTGCGCATGGTGAATGAGGTAAGGccgcacagtgcagagcagagtggggcAGTCCCTCGCCcggtggctgtgctgggcctgGACCCAGGGTGCTGGTGGCCTTTTGGGCTGCCACGGCACACTGATGACTCAGATTCAATTGCTGTCTGTCAGTCCCCATACCTTTTTCCGCAGGGTGGCCTCTCATCCCCAGTCTGTACAGCTAGCCCCTGTCTGACTTATACAGGCCAGGATTGCTGTGTCCCAAGTACAGAATCTGGCACTTGTTACATTTGTACCAAACTTAAAACGTCTATTCTGAACACTTGAGATGTTATCAAGGACcgaagaaaatatttgatattgCTATACTTACTGCTGTTTGGAAACATAAATTAGACTGTTCTACTGTGGAAAGTATAGCAAAGACAAATCTGTGGCAAGCAGATAATGTTACTTGCAATATCCTCTAACATTGCTTGCTAccaaaggaaattaaagaatttaaaactgAGACCAGTGGAACTGAGTGTACTTCAGTTTGAACTTTTTGTCCATTGATGCTGCACTTAACGCCATTAAGTGTTTGTATTCTCCGATCTCGTTTCTATATGCCAGTAGTCAGAACTGGAGGAACCATCCCtgagctttgttttcagttattgCAGAAATAATCCATCTGAAgactttctttcctctcattgTCACTTTTCGGTAGAACTCCTCCAGAACTTTTATTATCTTTCTGAGGAACCCTTTTGCAATTTCTCGTTCTCATCTTTTCTTGTGGTAAcctttctgatttgttttttgccttttgtgaTCTGCTGCCTTCAAACAAGTAAGCAAGAATGTGGCTGCTGCTTAGTTCTTGACCCAAATTTTAGAAGGTGAAGTTTTTGTAATTCCTCTGAGCTTATATTTTTGAATAAGGATGACTAAAACTGTATATAGTATTGCAAATACTGTTGTAATTGCTGAGTTGCACCCACTGTTTACTGCAGTCACTGTCACTTCAGTACTCTTAGGCCCATTTTTGTCCTTGGTAATTTCCAACTACTGTATTCCTAGTATATAGTACAGATGGTAGTTTTCCAGTGCATGATTTTTCCATTAGACTATGACTTTTATGTTACTGAATATTGTCCTGTTTCTGTTACTGTATTTGTCTCAGTAATTACATATCACCATTGAgtgccttactgaagtccagattGGCAAAACTGCCCGataactgtgttttctttgcttgaagAAGAGTGAATGTATTTTCAACGGAGAAGGTTGGATTAGTCTGTTGTAATCTGATTTATGGTACAATCACCTTCATCCTATTTTACGTATTAGAGTTATTACCATGACACTAAACgttctgaaaataattgttctgtAGCCTTACATATATTACTAAACAAGCAGTCTGTTAACCTTTTTCTGGTAGGgagataaaatgaagaaaggtagagaaagaaaaatgaaaatgggcTGGTTTTCAGAGTCATAGGACCTATTAACCAGGTTGATGTGGAGTTGTGTCTGCACCTCATGCATGAGGTAATGCTGTGCTTGAAAGCAAGCTTTCAAGCGCATGCTGTGCATACTGGTGTTCACAAACCCAGGATTACTAAGCACAGAGTACAGTTTTTTATGCAGCTTTgcctttggtttttttttttttaccttgccTAGTGAGACCTCAGTAGCTGAGATGTATACCTGTGCTCATTCATCCCTTTCAAATAGCGCAAGTAGGAACTTCAGGTATATGCTTACCTCAATTAAAATGCTCTAATATTTAGGTGTGGTATTGTGTGTTGATCCATACCAGTCTCTTGAGAAGCAGCAGTCTTGCAGGCCATCTAATAGAGTAATTGTGTTAAGTTCAACTCGATGAGTTTGGAGGTACgtaacagcacagagaaaaagcagaaaatttcaaGACACAAACGGGAAGCGAGCATTTGTAGATGCTACAGGAGGCCTTCCTGCCTCACAGACAGAAACTTCTTCATATGCACTATAATCCCAAACTGCAATAGTTGGGAAGTTTATACACTGCACCTTACATATTTATGGTATCAAAcctctgtgtatttttaaaatatatcaatttatcaatattaattattatttatatgtttttatttgtcaattaaattattttaattgatgGACTCTAGTCTTAATTTAGTACTTCTAACTTCAGGCAGGAAGCCTTTCTGGTATGGAAACCTACAGCTGTGCATTGTAGTTGTAGTTAATACCCTAATTATTTATCGTTACTGTGAAATTAATAAGTCTAAAAATTCACCTATCTTGTTTAGCACTCCTACCTTTGTGAACCCTCTGAGATATGTTTGGTACCTAATTTAGGCTGTAATCTTTTTCCCTCTCATGAAGTATGTTTGTCttgtgggtttatttttttttttttttgcctccacAGTGTATCAGGAACAGCATAAACCCTGAGTAAATTTCTGTGAATGGaaaagcaaattctcatcttGATTTTCTGCGGGCTTCTTGCCTTGTTACCTTGCAACTAATATTTGCAAGTATTAAGTTTTCACATTTTGTAAATGAGGAACAAAACTAGTATGAGTAAATTTTGCTTTATCCTATGGATCAGGTTATTTTAAGCTCTTCTGAAGACAAATCCTAACTACAGAGATCTTGTAAACAATAGGAAATTAACTAAATGTTCTGTGAATACTagtcagtatttttattattcaggGTCAGGTaatcttttgttccttttgattttttttttggtgtatcTGGAGTTTCCAACTGTATTGATGAATGAATCTTGAAGAATAGCACTTTAAAACATTATGCTTTGTAAGCTTGTTTGCAAGTAATGATGAACAAAGAGGTTTGTGTGTTACCTTCTGTTTCACCTTATGCTGATTGTAAGATGCCTTTTTAAACTCATTTGAAAACTTGTAGTATTTCAGCAAGAAAAGTCCAATGGCATCTAGAGTTCTCACATATCTTTCTCTGGTGATGTAAGTAGCACAGGTTTGACATCTGTTCACCATGTTTAAACTTGTTTGTTCTCATTATAATTTCAGAACTGTATGGAATTTTATGTTGAAACTATTACTGAAAAGTGTCAGAAAATAGATAACCCGTATATATTGATCTCAGTTTTAGTAAGACTACGGTAAACTTGTAACAAATAGGAGATCAACTTAAATTTTTGCTCAGCTGTAAATGTGTGAATTCAGTGGTTGATTTAGCAAACTACTGTCTATTTCAGACTTTACTTAGCTTAAACTCTAAAGTGGCAAAAGGTatgaggaggagaaaggggatGTTAAAGACCATCATCTGCATTATTTATGTGTTGTATAGTTTCTGAAGAGCTTGCCGCGAATTAGAAATTGCTAATGCTTTATGAAGCCTATAAAATGAATGCTGCTCATGGTACCTGGTTTCTTGAACTATTCTAGtagttttgaaaatactgacTTTGCCCTCTATGAGTTTAGGGCTTACTGCAAATGAAGCAGGCAGAAAATTTCCTTTGTATTAAAAGTAGTAGTGTTATGTGTGGGAGGTAAAGTGACTGAATTTCCACTTGGATTAACAAATGACAACGGGATTCTGGGGGGAAGGAggtgagaaggggaaaaaaaggataatcCTGCTTGGGCAGAGAGGGCTGGCTGGAGTAGGCAGCCCTTCAACAAAAAGGAGTTTGATTGATAGATTTGGGCAGATTGTTTCAGTGCATTGTACTTTCAAGATTCACAGTTGGCTGATACCTCAGACTAGTTATGCTAGAAGATGAGCACTACTGAACTGGTTCGCTGGAACCTACTGTCAAGAGGATTAATCCTGAGTATATTTTAAActtatgttttcatgtttttatgctttttataaCAATAATGCTAACTTGGAAATTGAGAATTGGATGCTGCGTGGtgctaaaataaatgttttcatgtgCAGGTTGTCTTCTGTTGGGAGGACTTCAAGTAATCTTTTGGAACACACTTGTTTCTGTGATTAAACTACTGTAATTAAAGCAGTATTGTCCTTAAATAGTTTTGGTGTCAGCAACCCAAGGAAAGTTTGAATTCCCAGAACTGGATGCTTTCTTGCGGAAATGAAAGGATCTGCGTGGGGTTTGGCAATTAAACTCTGTTAGGGAGTGAAGAGTAGTTGTCTCGGTATGCCTTTCACAAGCAGCAAGTGGTAGAACCCATAATGGAGATGGTATAAAACTCGTTTATAAATCATAAAAAATCAGATTACACAAAAACAGAGGATTTCAGCTATGGTGTCAGGCTTCTATGGTGTTTTAATTATCAACATTAAATAATGGCATATGAAACAATTGTTTGAGTTTTTTTGCTAGGATGAGCTTAACAGCTTTTTGCTGAAGCTCCCTTCTCTGACTTTGGtacctgtttgtttgttcttttttattgtaatttagTAGAAGCATGCAAAACAGTCTTTACTGTACCTACCATAGTGCTCACTGCATTTAGGATTAGGTGACTGCTGTATTGTGGTGGGGGGTGTATTTGGCTGAAATATCTGTTGAAGTAAAAGTAGATGACAAAATACTAATCTCACTACCAAAATCTAAAAATGTTGGAAATGATTCAGCTTTTCCAGGTGCTGTTTAACTAACTGAGCAGTTCaatcttcagctgtttttgttttaatgttcttatgtttgaaaactttttgaaattgattttacacagaaaaatagatGCTAGTGACTGGCTGATATTAAAGTTCCAGGGTAAGATTGATGGATCAGAAAAgctgactgttttttttctcagaattgagaagaagaattaaaattagcttttaataaatatagaaataaagcTAGAAAATTGTAGAAATTAgacctctgctttttctgaagtcaTTCGGACAGTTTAACAAAAATGAGGTCTTTGGCACAATAACACGTCCTTCTGTTGAGAAGTTCCTCACTTAAGACTAGACGTGCATCTTAAGGGAAGTGTGAACGTCAAATCAGGAAATAACTGatgttttattactttaaagTTGTGTTATTAGCTTGAAGCTATATTACTCTGAAGATTGTGTAGAATGTGCTATTTGCAGAGTGATTTCATTTGGAGATTTTTGCCTGCTCACTGCATCAAAAGACAGGGAAATTATAAAAGAGGTACTTTCATATATATTTGACAGTATAGAGAGGGAATTGATACATAATGGGAATAAGCTTATAAAATTGCTATTGTAACTTTACCTGTGCCTTACAAAATCTTAATTTCATGTTTACACAATGGACCTGAAACAGTTGTTTTCCCTACTCTCTGTTTTTAGATCAGCTTGAAAAGGACTTCTGGTTatggctttctgttttcttttttccttttattctttgctctaacttcatttaaattcttGGTAAAATCTTAGTTTCTTATTTCATTAACCAGATTGCTTTCTGCTATAATAAAATTTGTTAGTTACgctaaaatttgtttttatcaaAGCGACAGCCTGTTTCTATCTGTTGTGTCTGAAATGTATAGTTTGTGATAATACTCAGTTTATTCTAAGATGGTGTGGATGCGTGCTGAACACCTTGAAAGAAAGTTAATTTCAAtaattacttgttttcttcattgttttaatGCCCATATCTCTATAGGTGTTCACCAAGTTTTACACATTCTTTACACATAGCTGCAGCTTGGCCCTTTCAGTTTCTGCTCATCAGTACTGTATGTATTTGTTGCCTAAGTCAATAACATTTTGCCACTAAGGAGAAAGTGGCCAATGAACTGGGGTGGGTGCTGGAGACTTGAAAGCAGAGAACTGTGGCAGTGAGAAGATAAGGCTGTTTCTAACCTGAAGGTACATGCTTGAAGAGCCAATGTTGTCTTATCCAAGACAGATAGAAGTTAGTCAAAGAGCTGATGATTGCAAAGAACACTTTCACATGTTGTCTTCTTTAACCATGGAAGCTTATCCTaaggttttatcttttttaaattaaaaaaggaaaaattacaatTAATATAAAACTTAGGGAGGAAAGCATTGCTGGAGAGCAGTTTCTTTATGATGGTTTGAAGAATTTGCTAATATATGTTCCTTTCTTCTAAATTATGAATGTATGAATGCTGAACCTTTTATAGAAATTCAAAATTTGAAAGATAAACCCAGTCTTTTGTTAGCTGTTACTGTGGTCAGTAACAGGTACACTAATGCCAATTTCAGCAGGGAGAAATTGTCTTTGAAACATTCCACTTAAAAAAGCTGTACTTGTTAATTAGGCTCTTGAAAAGTTTGGATTAACAGATCTCATTATCAGTTGTTGGAGAAGTTCCACAGTGCTGCAGGGTCGTGGCTGGACAAATGTGGTTTCCATCTTCCCCCATAGAGTTGTACATCAACTCATAACCTCTCAGTGAGCAAGTCAGTGATGAAGATATGCCTTTCTAACTTTAAGTTCTAGGTAGTCTGTAAGGTCTCA is from Numida meleagris isolate 19003 breed g44 Domestic line chromosome 6, NumMel1.0, whole genome shotgun sequence and encodes:
- the ARHGAP5 gene encoding rho GTPase-activating protein 5 isoform X1, encoding MMAKNKEPRPPSYAVSVVGLSGTEKDKGNCGVGKSCLCNRFVRSKADEYYPEHTSVLSTIDFGGRVVNNDHFLYWGDVTQSGEDGIDCRIHVIEQTEFIDDQTFLPHRSTNLQPYIKRAAASKLQSAEKLMYICTDQLGLEQDFEQKQMPEGKLSIDGFLLCIDVSQGCNRKFDDQLKFVNNLYIQLSKSKKPIIIAATKCDECVDHYLREVQAFASNKKNLVVVETSARFNVNVETCFTALVQMMDKTRGKPKIIPYLDAYKTQRQLVVTATDKFEKLVQTVRDYHATWKTVSNKLKNHPDYEEYINLEGTKKAKNTFSKHIEQLKQEHIRKRKEEYINALPRALNTLLSNLDEIEHLSWSEALKLMEKRPDFPSCFVVLEKTPWDETDHIDKVNDRRIPFDLLTTLEAEKVYQNHVQHLISEKRRIEMKEKFKKTLEKIQFISPGQPWEEVICFVMEDEAFKYITDADSKEVYGRHQREIVEKAKEEFQEMLFEHSELFYDLDLNATPSSDKMSEIHAVLSEEPRYKALQKLAPDRESLLLKHIGFVYHPTKETCLSGQNCMDIKVEQLLASSLLQLDHGRSNLYHDSANIDKVNLFILGKDGLAQELANEIRTQSTDDEYALDGKIYELDLRPVDAKSPYLLTQLWTSTFKPHGCFCVFNSIESLNFIGDCIAKIRAEASQIRRDKYMANLPFTLILANQRDSVSKNLPILRHQGQQLANKLQCPFVDVPAGTYPRKFNETQIKQALRGVLEAVKHHFDVVSPVPTIKDLSEADLRIVMCAMCGDPFSVDLILSPFLDSHSCSAAQAGQNNSLMLDKIIGEKRRRIQITILSYHSSIGVRKDELVHGYILVYSAKRKASMGMLRAFLSEVQDTIPVQLVAVTDSQADFFENEAIKELMTEGEHIATEITAKFTALYSLSQYHRQTEVFTLFFSDVLEKKNMIESSYMSDSTRETTHTSEDVFSRSPRGSSLDYNYPDSEDDAEGPPPYSPIGDDVRLLPTPSDRSKYRLDLEGNEYPIHSTPLNCHDHERNHKVPPPIKPKPLVPRTNVKKLDPNLLKTIEAGIGKNPRKQPSRVPVAPPEDVDQSDNYAEPIDTIFKHKGFADDIYAVPDDSQNRIIKVRNSMPVNVQGDEENGFSDRISKSHGERRPSKYKYKSKTLFSKAKSYYRRTHSDASDDEAFTTSKAKRKGRHRGSEEDPLLSPVETWKGGIDNPAITSDQELDDKKTKKKTQKVKEDKKQKKKVKTFNPPIRRNWESNYFGMPLQDLVTSEKPIPLFVEKCVQFIEDTGLCTEGLYRVSGNKTDQDNIQKQFDQDHSISLESMEVTVNAVAGALKAFFADLPDPLIPYSLHQDLLEASKILDKTERLHELKEIVKKFHPVNYDVFKYVITHLNRVSQQYKTNFMTADNLSICFWPTLMRPDFENREFLSTTKIHQSIIETFIQQCQFFFYNGEIVEAPNPVACQPPPSNTVQMVEPMVPLQLPPPLQPQLIQPQLPADPLGII
- the ARHGAP5 gene encoding rho GTPase-activating protein 5 isoform X2, with protein sequence MMAKNKEPRPPSYAVSVVGLSGTEKDKGNCGVGKSCLCNRFVRSKADEYYPEHTSVLSTIDFGGRVVNNDHFLYWGDVTQSGEDGIDCRIHVIEQTEFIDDQTFLPHRSTNLQPYIKRAAASKLQSAEKLMYICTDQLGLEQDFEQKQMPEGKLSIDGFLLCIDVSQGCNRKFDDQLKFVNNLYIQLSKSKKPIIIAATKCDECVDHYLREVQAFASNKKNLVVVETSARFNVNVETCFTALVQMMDKTRGKPKIIPYLDAYKTQRQLVVTATDKFEKLVQTVRDYHATWKTVSNKLKNHPDYEEYINLEGTKKAKNTFSKHIEQLKQEHIRKRKEEYINALPRALNTLLSNLDEIEHLSWSEALKLMEKRPDFPSCFVVLEKTPWDETDHIDKVNDRRIPFDLLTTLEAEKVYQNHVQHLISEKRRIEMKEKFKKTLEKIQFISPGQPWEEVICFVMEDEAFKYITDADSKEVYGRHQREIVEKAKEEFQEMLFEHSELFYDLDLNATPSSDKMSEIHAVLSEEPRYKALQKLAPDRESLLLKHIGFVYHPTKETCLSGQNCMDIKVEQLLASSLLQLDHGRSNLYHDSANIDKVNLFILGKDGLAQELANEIRTQSTDDEYALDGKIYELDLRPVDAKSPYLLTQLWTSTFKPHGCFCVFNSIESLNFIGDCIAKIRAEASQIRRDKYMANLPFTLILANQRDSVSKNLPILRHQGQQLANKLQCPFVDVPAGTYPRKFNETQIKQALRGVLEAVKHHFDVVSPVPTIKDLSEADLRIVMCAMCGDPFSVDLILSPFLDSHSCSAAQAGQNNSLMLDKIIGEKRRRIQITILSYHSSIGVRKDELVHGYILVYSAKRKASMGMLRAFLSEVQDTIPVQLVAVTDSQADFFENEAIKELMTEGEHIATEITAKFTALYSLSQYHRQTEVFTLFFSDVLEKKNMIESSYMSDSTRETTHTSEDVFSRSPRGSSLDYNYPDSEDDAEGPPPYSPIGDDVRLLPTPSDRSKYRLDLEGNEYPIHSTPLNCHDHERNHKVPPPIKPKPLVPRTNVKKLDPNLLKTIEAGIGKNPRKQPSRVPVAPPEDVDQSDNYAEPIDTIFKHKGFADDIYAVPDDSQNRIIKVRNSMPVNVQGDEENGFSDRISKSHGERRPSKYKYKSKTLFSKAKSYYRRTHSDASDDEAFTTSKAKRKGRHRGSEEDPLLSPVETWKGGIDNPAITSDQELDDKKTKKKTQKVKEDKKQKKKVKTFNPPIRRNWESNYFGMPLQDLVTSEKPIPLFVEKCVQFIEDTGLCTEGLYRVSGNKTDQDNIQKQFDQDHSISLESMEVTVNAVAGALKAFFADLPDPLIPYSLHQDLLEASKILDKTERLHELKEIVKKFHPVNYDVFKYVITHLNRCFTSSPFHRTSCY